A window from Primulina eburnea isolate SZY01 chromosome 2, ASM2296580v1, whole genome shotgun sequence encodes these proteins:
- the LOC140822811 gene encoding glutaredoxin — protein MGSVFSSSKTREEIQMALAKAKQIVASNPVVVFSKTYCGYCQRVKQLFSQLQATYKVIELDQESDGDAIHAALAEWTGQRTVPNVFIGDKHIGGSDVVLEKHQQGKLVPMLSEAGAIPKQTTQS, from the exons ATGGGATCCGTCTTTAGTTCAAGCAAAACCAGAGAGGAGATACAAATGGCTCTCGCCAAAGCTAAGCAGATTGTTGCCTCCAACCCTGTTGTTGTCTTCAG CAAGACTTACTGTGGGTACTGCCAGAGGGTGAAGCAGCTGTTTTCCCAGCTACAAGCAACTTATAAAGTGATTGAACTTGATCAAGAAA GCGATGGCGATGCAATTCATGCCGCATTAGCAGAGTGGACGGGGCAGAGAACCGTCCCGAATGTTTTTATAGGTGACAAACACATTGGCGGATCCGATG TGGTACTTGAGAAACATCAGCAAGGGAAGCTTGTTCCTATGCTGTCTGAAGCTGGTGCAATACCAAAACAGACTACTCAGTCGTAG